DNA sequence from the Antarctobacter heliothermus genome:
CGTCACCGTCGCCATCGGCGTCGAAGACGTGCATCGGATTGTGGTTGCCCGACACATTGGCAAACACCAGCAGATCATCTTGCGTACACAGACGGCGCAGCGTTGCGGTTTCGCCCACATGCAGTTCGTCAAAAATCCTGTTTTCAATCTTCATCGTTCAATGCCTTTATCCTGCGTCCACCGCCGGTCACGGCGCACTCTCTGGCGGGACCGCGCCTCGCCCTTTGTCCAGACAGACCTTGTCCGATGGGATGCGGGATGGGATTGACCCAAGTCAAGACCGGCGGCACGACGCTGCGGCACCCAAGACGCCGACAACCGCCCCGGTGATTTTCCGGCAGCCGATAGCCGATCCCGAAAAGCAATCTGTTGGCTCTTGCCGATCCACCCGCTAACAAGGCGGTCCACATCACGCAGGGAGCCATGCCTTGACCACAGCCCAGGACCGCATTCACCGCAAAATCGCGACGGAAATCGGCGCGGCACCCGGACAGGTTTCCGCCACCGTCGACTTGCTCGACGGCGGTGCGACGGTGCCCTTTGTCGCCCGCTATCGCAAAGAGGCGACTGGCGGGCTGGACGATACGCAACTGCGCACCTTGGCAGAACGTTTGGGTTACCTGCGTGAGATGGAGGCGCGGCGCGAGACGATCCTTGCCTCGATCCGCGATCAGGGCAAATTGACCGATGCGCTGGCGCTATCCATCGCCAAGGCCGAAACCAAGGCCACGCTGGAAGACATTTACCTGCCCTACAAACCCAAACGCCGCACCAAGGCGATGATCGCCCGCGAAAACGGGCTGGAACCGCTGCTGCGCGCCATTCTGTCCGACCGGCGAGCCGATCCAGAGGTGCTGGCAGGCGCGTATCTGTCAGAGACGGTGGTCGATACCAAGGCGGCGCTGAACGGAGCGCGTGACATTCTGGTCGAGGAACTCGCCGAAAACGCGGGTCTTCTAGGCCGGTTGCGCGGTTTCATGCGGGCCGAGGCCCGCATCACCTCCAAGGTGGTGCCCGGCAAGGAGCAAGAAGGCGCGAAATACTCGGATTATTTCGACCATGATGAGGCATGGAACAAGATTGCCGCCCACCGGGCGCTTGCGATCCTGCGCGCCGCCAAGGAAGAGATCGTAACGGTTGAGATCGCGCCAGAGCCAGAGACCGGCGTCGACCGCGCCATTGGCATGATCGCGCTAGAGATCGGCATTCCCGGCGACGCCCCCGGCGATCAATGGCTGCGCAAGGCCGCCACATGGGCGTGGAAGGTCAAGCTGAGCCTTGCCATGTACGTCGACCTGATGAGCGAGTTGCGCGCCAGCGCCTTTGAAGAGGCAATCGCCGTCTTTGCCCGCAACCTACGCGCGCTCTTGCTGGCCGCGCCTGCGGGCGCGCGGCCGACGCTGGGTTTGGATCCCGGCCTGCGGACTGGAGTCAAGGCGGCGGTGGTCGATGCCACCGGCAAGGTGCTGGAAACCGCAACGCTGTATCCACACCAGCCCCGCATGGACGTGCGCGGCACCGAGGCCAAGATCATCGAGATGGTCAAACGCCACGGCGTCGAACTGATCGCCATCGGCAACGGCACCGCCAGCCGGGAAACCGAACGTGTGGTCGCGGATACCCTGCGCCTGTTGCCCGACGGCGCACCGCGCCCGGTCAAGGTGGTGGTGTCAGAGGCGGGCGCATCGGTCTATTCCGCCTCGGAACTGGCGGCACGAGAGTTTCCCGATCTCGACGTCTCGCTGCGTGGTGCGGTGTCCATTGCGCGGCGCTTGCAGGATCCGTTGGCCGAACTGGTCAAGATCGAACCGAAATCCATTGGTGTCGGCCAGTATCAGCACGACGTCGACCAACGCAAACTCGGCCAGGCGCTAGAGGCGGTGGTCGAGGATGCGGTGAACGCGGTTGGCGTTGATCTCAACACCGCCTCCGCGCCGCTGCTGGCGCGGGTCTCGGGGCTGGGCACCCGTCTGGCAGAGGCAATTGTGGAACAGCGCGACGCGTTGGGTGCCTTTGCTTCGCGCAAGGCCTTGCTCAAGGTGCCCGGTTTGGGCCCAAAGGCGTTTGAGCAATCCGCCGGGTTCCTGCGCATCCGCGACGGCGAAGAGCCGCTGGATGCCTCATCGGTCCACCCGGAGGCCTATGGCGTGGCGCGGCGTATCGTAAAGGCTTGTGGGCGCGATCTGCGGGCAATTATGGGCGATGGCACAGCCCTTCAACGCCTGCGCGCCGAGGATTTCGTCGATGACCGCTTTGGCCTGCCCACGGTGTGTGACATCCTGGTCGAGCTGGAAAAGCCCGGACGCGATCCCCGGCCCGGGTTCAAGACTGCATCCTTTGCCGATGGCGTTGAAGAGATGAAAGACCTCAAGCCCGGCATGTTGCTGGAGGGCACGGTGACCAACGTCGCCGCCTTTGGCGCTTTCGTCGACATTGGCGTGCATCAGGATGGATTGGTCCACGTCAGCCAGTTGGCGGACCGCTTCGTCAAAGATCCGCATGAGGTGGTCAAGGCCGGCGATGTGGTCAAGGTCCGCGTGCTCGAAGTTGATCTGCCACGCAAACGCATCGCCCTGTCGATGCGCAAGCAGACCAGCGACGCGCCGCAGCCGGATTCGGCCTCCAAAAAAGCTGCACCAAAGCCTAGGCGCGGCAAACCCGAAGGATCGGGCAAGCGTTCGCAGGGCAATGAGACAGGCGCGCTTGGGGCCGCGTTGCAAGCTGCGATGAAGAAAAAGACCTGAAGACGTAGGCCCGAGGCTGGCATCCTGTCCGCTCACAAGGACGATGCCAGTCCTGTCATCACGCCGAGTGGCGCGTCGCGTCATCGCCCGGGTGGTGCCGCACGACCCCTACCCCTGGCCGCCTCTAACCGCCGACGGTTGATCCGCCAGCAGCGCAAGCCGATACTGATGGCACTCCCATCTTGCCACATACCGTCGAAGAAAGAGACAGGGCAGCCCCTTGATCTGCGGCGTCGGAACGACAATCCGTTCGCGGCACCGCCATTCATCGTTTTCAGACCGAGTTATCCCACCGGTCACAGTCCCGCCCTTTGCGACGGCTCGGACATCTGCGGTCCCATGCCAATCGACAGCCCCTTCAAGTGGCGGCGTCTTAGCACTCTCACACGCCGCAAATGGAAAAATAGCTGCATGAGAGCCCAAACCAAGTGTGAAACATGCACCCCATCATTCGCGGTGCTCGCTGAAAACGATGGCTGAAAATTCTTTGTGAAGTGGTGCACCTGAAGCGAGAAACTTCGAACTCATTGTTCCTTATACTTATGCGTTGGGAAAACTGTATCAGCGGAACAATGAACTGGGAGGACAGCCTACCGGCACGGAACTGGTAACTCGCAAATCTCCCAGAGCTCCGCCTGTTAACCGATCTAACAACAGGCGGAGAAGTATTCGTCGGCAAGCAGACCACGCATTGAACAACCTCAGGAAAAGTGGCGGCGGGGAGCGGAAGTTCGCTGCGTCTTGGACGAACGGCAGCAGTGCGCAGGAAGTGGGCCTTGCCGGGTTGCAGCCGAACACTATGAGCGAGAAAAATTGCAGCCCATTGAGGATAGATAAAATTATTCCCCTCCCATCATCGACCCAATGGTGTTGGCCGATGATGGGCGAGGTATTGTGTATCTGATATCTACTTTCCCTTGACTGTGAAGTTCCTAACGAACGCTTCGGCAGTCAGGCCAAAATCGCGGAGTTGTCTGGCTACTATCTTTTCGTCTGCGTAGCCATTTTCATCTCCTATAGCTCGGGCATATCCCCGCAATGACTCTATAAGTTTATCCAATTTTTCAACAGTTATAATGCGAGTATCCGGGTGAAGGGTTGCTGCGTTTTCCGGCTTGATCTTCGGATGCACCATTATCGGTGTGGCAGAGCACGATTTGTCATACTGCTTTCCAAACCAAGCCATCGACCCAGTCAATTGATTGCAATCATGCTTATTAATTGTTTTGGCGCAGGTTGCACCACTTTTGCACTCTATGACTAAGTATTCCAACCCCCCCAAAGACCAAAGATTATCGGGACCCTTGCCGTAGTCGTCCTCAGGCATTTGGGATCCAAAGCCGAGAAACGCACCCAAGTCACGCATGGCGCGTTCGAAACGCTTGCTATTCGCCTCACCCCAGGCAAGCGCCTCAACAAGGGCGTTCACCCAGAGGATGAGTTCGTTTTTTTCCAGATGACGCTCCATTGCCTTAACGGCAGCCGCAGCTTGACTGCCTTTAGGCATTTGCAGCTTGCTATAGGTAATACCTTGAATGGGGCGAATGAGTGCGCGGTTCATTTCAACCGCCGACAGTTGGATCTCCTGCGCTTGGCTCGGATCGATGTGGTGAACATATTCCGCAAGCTGCTGCTTCAGATATCCTTTGGCACGGCGTTCGGTCACGCTCGACACTGCGTTTTGAGCCAGTTCCTTTGCTTTATCGAAGCGTTTCAGCCTGGCAGCGTCGAATGCTTGCCTAAGAAAGATTGTGGATGGCTCTACATGTCCGGGTTCGGCTTCGTCCGCATTAACAATTGCATCTTTGCTAGTATCGACCCAGTCTTCATCTTCCGAAAGGCACAGATCAATTACCGCCTCAAGATCATCCAATGGTTTCCCTCGGATCTGCTCGGTTATCTCCTTGCCTAATGCTAGCTGAGCTCGGGTCGCAGGAGAGAACAGGCTCCACGCCGCGGGATTGTGAATTCTCTGTGTTAGGCGCGATCCGATTAAAAGCACCACGCAGTGATCTTCGCTTGATCGTACGCCTCGTCCCATGCCCTGCTCAATCCGCTGGATTTGCCGAACCAGTTGTCGACGGGTCTCGTTGAGTGCCAGTTGCTCTGTTCTCGCCAACAACCCTTCAACCTCCGGGAGGCCGTCGATGATAAGAATTTCGCAAGCCTCGGCGGGAAGATCGACGCCATCGTATTTATTGATGAACACAGTGATGCCGACGTGCCCCTGTCGAAGGCGCTCTGTTCCAGCCTCAATAGAGTCTTTGTCCAGCGTCTGGCTTGCTACGTCATCCCAGTATTTTGCGCGTGCCCTTGAAGGAACAATCACGCAGACGTTGACGTCTTTGGATCGGCGAAGCGCTAGGTCCTTGATTTCATCTACCGTAATATCCGGATTAATTTCTTGCGGCGCTAAAATCATCCTGTCGCCGATATCACCACCACTTTTGGGACGAATGGGGTACAGAACTTCGTCTGGATCTGCTTGGAAATGAGACACCAGAATACCGTCATCCGCCAATGTTGCCGTCATATAAATATGACGGGTAGCGTCAGTGAAAGCTGGGATGTTATCGATCGGGAGATAGCGTGGCGCGATCTCTAGGTGACCACCACCAAACGCCACTTGACATAGCGGCAGGACATCACGGATCAGTGGCCATGGCCATTGAAGGATCTCGTCCTTTCGGTGCGGGTGAAGAATGGCTGTCGCCTGCTTTATTTTGTTCTCCCATGCCCAGAATGGAACAGACATCACCGCAGTGGGATCATCCGCCTGTACATCGAGAAATAGCTGCTCGGATTGCTGCTCCAAATCGTCTGCGAACAGTTCCAACAAAGGTCCATATGCCGGATGGTCACCACTTAGTTTGATCTTGAATTGGTCCGCAACCGTAGCGAGGCAAGCGTGCGCATCGTCGATGACGATCGAACCGATTCGGATTTGAGTGTTGCCTTGGCCAACGCCAAACTTTGACTTCCCGTTGAACAACTTCCAGACATTGATGACAAGAATAGATTCACCAGATAGAAAAGTTGCACTTTCAACATCTTCCGTCACCGCGATGCCGAGGTCGCCTGCTTCAGCCACAACTTGAGTAATGAGGAAGTTGTCTGGTACAACATAGACGGCTGGACCTTTGCTTTCATTCAGGCAGCTTTGCAGGCAAAGAAGACCAACGATGGTTTTTCCGGAGCCCGTATTCATTTTCAAGGTTACATTTTCTTGGGTTCGTACAGCATACCAAGCGTCCAAGACGTCGCCCTGCTCATCAGAAGGCCGCTTGAAACGCGGATTACGCTTCAATGTTGTGAATATCTTGCGAGGATCAGTCTGCTTTTTCGACGAGTTTCCCGCTTTTAATTTCTTAAGATCTAGTACCACTGACTGCCCCTGTGCAGATTAACCAGAGGTAGAGTAGCTGACGAAGTCGCTCATGGCCATGGGAAGAGACCTCGGATCAGGCATATCTTGGCTGAACAGATCACGGTGCTTTCTGCCCGCCGACGGACCGGGCAGGCATTCGCACCAGTCGAATCTAACACTTGCTCCAACTTCCTCCAACTTCCGTGCTGCCTTGCTGATCAGACCTAATTCTGCCCTGGGCAGCCCCGCCACTTTAAAAGCGAGTGTATTGTAGGGCTGACACCGGCCATCCAGCGCGCGGGAAACGAACGGCCGCTCTGGGCCGCGAGCGTTCATGCCTTCCATGCTGTAAATTGGGCTTGTCACCGATTGCCGCTCTCTTGGACACCTTGATGGGCACAACAACCGGGTATCCCTGACGAAGTGTTGGCATCACATTTACGGTCGGTTGAAGGGTTGTCGGATTAGAATGTGAAGGCGCATTAGCGGACCTGCCCGTCACTCTAGTCGCCAACTTGAACCGCGAATCGGTTCGAACCTTGTTCGAACCAAATACACGTCAATCGCCCACTCCAATTTTAGAGTGTCAGGTAATTGTAGCAAGCCCCCTACGCTTGGGTGCACGACCGTTTCCCAGTCTACTATCCTTGAATTTTGGGCACTTACCCCCTCGTTGCGCGCCACATCCACCTTGCAATTGTTAAAAAAAATGGCAGTAAAATCAATTAGCTGACGACCTTTTCCGTTTCAGACAG
Encoded proteins:
- a CDS encoding DEAD/DEAH box helicase; its protein translation is MVLDLKKLKAGNSSKKQTDPRKIFTTLKRNPRFKRPSDEQGDVLDAWYAVRTQENVTLKMNTGSGKTIVGLLCLQSCLNESKGPAVYVVPDNFLITQVVAEAGDLGIAVTEDVESATFLSGESILVINVWKLFNGKSKFGVGQGNTQIRIGSIVIDDAHACLATVADQFKIKLSGDHPAYGPLLELFADDLEQQSEQLFLDVQADDPTAVMSVPFWAWENKIKQATAILHPHRKDEILQWPWPLIRDVLPLCQVAFGGGHLEIAPRYLPIDNIPAFTDATRHIYMTATLADDGILVSHFQADPDEVLYPIRPKSGGDIGDRMILAPQEINPDITVDEIKDLALRRSKDVNVCVIVPSRARAKYWDDVASQTLDKDSIEAGTERLRQGHVGITVFINKYDGVDLPAEACEILIIDGLPEVEGLLARTEQLALNETRRQLVRQIQRIEQGMGRGVRSSEDHCVVLLIGSRLTQRIHNPAAWSLFSPATRAQLALGKEITEQIRGKPLDDLEAVIDLCLSEDEDWVDTSKDAIVNADEAEPGHVEPSTIFLRQAFDAARLKRFDKAKELAQNAVSSVTERRAKGYLKQQLAEYVHHIDPSQAQEIQLSAVEMNRALIRPIQGITYSKLQMPKGSQAAAAVKAMERHLEKNELILWVNALVEALAWGEANSKRFERAMRDLGAFLGFGSQMPEDDYGKGPDNLWSLGGLEYLVIECKSGATCAKTINKHDCNQLTGSMAWFGKQYDKSCSATPIMVHPKIKPENAATLHPDTRIITVEKLDKLIESLRGYARAIGDENGYADEKIVARQLRDFGLTAEAFVRNFTVKGK
- a CDS encoding Tex family protein gives rise to the protein MTTAQDRIHRKIATEIGAAPGQVSATVDLLDGGATVPFVARYRKEATGGLDDTQLRTLAERLGYLREMEARRETILASIRDQGKLTDALALSIAKAETKATLEDIYLPYKPKRRTKAMIARENGLEPLLRAILSDRRADPEVLAGAYLSETVVDTKAALNGARDILVEELAENAGLLGRLRGFMRAEARITSKVVPGKEQEGAKYSDYFDHDEAWNKIAAHRALAILRAAKEEIVTVEIAPEPETGVDRAIGMIALEIGIPGDAPGDQWLRKAATWAWKVKLSLAMYVDLMSELRASAFEEAIAVFARNLRALLLAAPAGARPTLGLDPGLRTGVKAAVVDATGKVLETATLYPHQPRMDVRGTEAKIIEMVKRHGVELIAIGNGTASRETERVVADTLRLLPDGAPRPVKVVVSEAGASVYSASELAAREFPDLDVSLRGAVSIARRLQDPLAELVKIEPKSIGVGQYQHDVDQRKLGQALEAVVEDAVNAVGVDLNTASAPLLARVSGLGTRLAEAIVEQRDALGAFASRKALLKVPGLGPKAFEQSAGFLRIRDGEEPLDASSVHPEAYGVARRIVKACGRDLRAIMGDGTALQRLRAEDFVDDRFGLPTVCDILVELEKPGRDPRPGFKTASFADGVEEMKDLKPGMLLEGTVTNVAAFGAFVDIGVHQDGLVHVSQLADRFVKDPHEVVKAGDVVKVRVLEVDLPRKRIALSMRKQTSDAPQPDSASKKAAPKPRRGKPEGSGKRSQGNETGALGAALQAAMKKKT